In a genomic window of Verrucomicrobiota bacterium:
- the iolC gene encoding 5-dehydro-2-deoxygluconokinase, whose translation MGRSSIDLYSNDVGAPFPEIKSFAAYVGGSPTNIAVGAQRLGLRTAVLTAVGEDPVGDFILSFLNKEGVETRYIPRKPGTRTSAVVLGIEPPDKFPLVYYRDNCADNQLSIDDVLRTPIADSRVFEFSGTGLSREPSRSANIFAAEQAKSTGATVVLDLDFRPNQWHDARAFGVTVRAVLPLVDIVLGTEDECKAANLSDPAQVNVSHSQISGARVAGDLEQAVHAMQHRGPKLVVVKRGEKGAILFPSGGQPTDVPGFPVEVYNVLGAGDAFASGFIYGLVKGWDWYKAARMGNAGGAIVVTRHGCANFMAYEAEALKFIEERGGF comes from the coding sequence ATGGGCCGCTCGTCCATCGATCTTTACTCAAACGATGTGGGCGCGCCGTTCCCGGAAATCAAATCGTTCGCTGCTTACGTCGGCGGTTCGCCCACGAACATCGCGGTTGGTGCACAGCGCCTCGGACTTCGCACCGCAGTGCTCACCGCCGTTGGCGAAGATCCGGTCGGCGATTTCATTCTTAGCTTCCTCAACAAGGAAGGCGTAGAGACCAGATACATTCCGCGCAAACCGGGCACGCGCACGAGCGCCGTCGTGCTCGGCATCGAGCCGCCCGATAAATTCCCGCTCGTTTATTACCGCGACAATTGCGCGGACAATCAGCTTTCGATTGACGATGTTCTTAGAACTCCCATCGCGGATAGTCGCGTCTTCGAGTTTTCTGGCACCGGCCTGAGCCGCGAACCCAGCCGCAGCGCCAACATCTTCGCCGCCGAGCAGGCCAAATCCACCGGCGCAACGGTGGTGCTCGACCTGGATTTTCGTCCGAATCAGTGGCACGACGCGCGCGCCTTCGGCGTCACGGTGCGCGCGGTGTTGCCGTTGGTCGATATCGTGCTGGGCACAGAGGATGAATGCAAAGCTGCCAACCTTTCTGATCCGGCGCAAGTCAACGTCAGCCACTCCCAGATTTCCGGCGCGCGTGTCGCCGGCGATTTGGAACAAGCCGTCCACGCGATGCAGCATCGCGGCCCGAAGCTCGTTGTGGTGAAGCGCGGCGAGAAAGGCGCCATACTTTTTCCGTCCGGCGGCCAGCCGACTGATGTTCCGGGCTTCCCGGTGGAAGTCTATAACGTCCTCGGCGCGGGTGATGCCTTCGCCTCCGGCTTCATTTATGGTTTGGTGAAAGGTTGGGACTGGTACAAGGCCGCGCGCATGGGCAATGCGGGCGGCGCCATTGTCGTCACGCGGCACGGCTGCGCGAATTTCATGGCTTACGAAGCGGAGGCGTTGAAATTCATCGAAGAGCGCGGCGGCTTTTGA
- the iolB gene encoding 5-deoxy-glucuronate isomerase produces the protein MNPSTESPLLVHPTSQPGEYVSVTPETAGWEHLNFAARTLSAGEPWSGYTDACEYGFVVLGGSCAVESSRGNWQKIGRRPNVFCGMPYALYLPRETEFTVTALGDAVDLACGWCRSEGNHPPRLVTPEQVAVEIRGGANATRQINSLIPPGFDCHRLVAVEVYTPSGNWSSYPPHKHDVHRIDAGGNLLEADLEEIYFYKFDRPEGYAIQRVYTSDLRRNEVIVARNNDVVLVPEGYHPVAAAHGYTAYYLNFLAGSAQSLANADDPQHAWIKETWTTKDPRVPVVTMEMEKQAGAKAN, from the coding sequence ATGAATCCGTCCACCGAATCCCCATTGCTCGTCCATCCGACATCGCAACCGGGCGAATACGTCAGCGTTACGCCCGAAACCGCCGGCTGGGAGCATCTGAACTTTGCGGCGCGCACGCTGAGCGCGGGTGAGCCGTGGAGCGGCTACACGGATGCGTGCGAATACGGCTTCGTCGTGCTCGGCGGCAGTTGCGCGGTCGAATCGTCGCGCGGCAACTGGCAGAAAATAGGTCGGCGACCCAATGTTTTTTGCGGTATGCCCTACGCGCTCTACTTGCCGCGCGAAACCGAATTCACCGTGACTGCGCTGGGTGATGCAGTGGATCTGGCTTGCGGTTGGTGCCGGTCTGAGGGAAATCATCCACCCAGGCTGGTGACGCCCGAACAAGTCGCGGTGGAAATTCGCGGCGGCGCCAATGCCACACGGCAGATCAATTCGTTGATTCCGCCCGGCTTTGATTGCCATCGGCTCGTGGCGGTCGAAGTTTATACACCGTCTGGCAATTGGAGTTCCTATCCGCCGCACAAGCACGATGTTCATCGCATTGATGCCGGGGGCAACCTGCTCGAAGCCGACCTCGAGGAAATCTATTTCTACAAGTTTGATCGTCCGGAAGGTTACGCCATCCAACGCGTTTATACTTCCGACCTGCGACGCAACGAAGTAATCGTCGCGCGAAACAACGACGTGGTGCTCGTGCCGGAAGGTTATCATCCGGTGGCGGCGGCGCACGGTTACACGGCCTACTATCTGAATTTTCTCGCCGGCAGCGCGCAGTCGCTGGCTAATGCGGACGATCCACAACACGCTTGGATCAAAGAAACCTGGACGACCAAAGATCCGCGCGTGCCGGTGGTGACGATGGAGATGGAGAAGCAAGCCGGCGCGAAAGCCAATTAA
- a CDS encoding DNA-binding protein has product MPVALNEDIAGRLEEVARILAEQGANRFRVQAYQHAANALRELARPVSELFAAEGLVGLEKLPGVGESLARSIRDILLHGKLAMLDRLRGEHDPITLLTSVPGVGKTLAWRLHDDLNIETLEELEAAAHDGRLENIAGVGAKRLAGIRDSLAHRLGRVRQPTTPPTETDDPAVAELLDVDGEYRREATADTLKKIAPRRFNPSGEAWLPVLHTTRAGRHYTALFSNTAHAHNSHKTRDWVVIYYDGDEGERQCTVITSEFGRLNGLRIVRGREDECEAHYRRLGGLRPMELRPA; this is encoded by the coding sequence ATGCCCGTCGCATTGAATGAAGACATCGCCGGACGGCTGGAGGAAGTCGCGCGCATCCTCGCCGAGCAGGGCGCAAATCGCTTTCGCGTGCAGGCTTACCAGCATGCAGCCAATGCGCTCCGAGAACTGGCGCGGCCGGTGTCGGAACTGTTCGCCGCGGAGGGGCTCGTGGGACTGGAGAAACTTCCTGGCGTGGGCGAAAGCCTTGCGCGATCGATTCGCGACATTCTTCTGCACGGTAAACTGGCCATGCTCGACCGGCTGCGCGGCGAGCATGATCCGATAACCTTGCTGACTTCGGTGCCCGGTGTTGGCAAAACCCTGGCGTGGAGGTTGCATGATGACTTGAACATAGAGACGCTGGAGGAATTGGAAGCCGCAGCCCACGATGGTCGTCTTGAAAACATCGCCGGTGTTGGCGCCAAGCGACTCGCCGGCATCCGCGACTCGCTCGCGCACCGGCTTGGTCGCGTCCGCCAGCCAACGACTCCTCCAACCGAGACCGACGACCCCGCGGTGGCCGAGTTGCTGGACGTGGACGGTGAATATCGCCGCGAAGCCACCGCCGACACACTAAAGAAAATCGCCCCGCGCCGATTCAATCCCAGCGGCGAAGCGTGGCTGCCGGTGCTGCACACCACGCGGGCCGGGCGTCATTACACTGCGCTGTTCTCGAATACGGCGCACGCTCACAATTCCCACAAAACCAGGGATTGGGTGGTGATTTATTACGACGGCGATGAGGGCGAGCGGCAGTGCACCGTCATCACCTCGGAATTCGGCCGACTCAATGGTCTGCGCATCGTGCGTGGGCGCGAAGATGAGTGTGAGGCACATTATCGAAGACTGGGCGGATTGCGTCCAATGGAACTTCGCCCGGCTTGA
- a CDS encoding Gfo/Idh/MocA family oxidoreductase, which translates to MTNQVTRRQFLKLTSVAALSAPFIVSSAGAASAQKSPNDRITLGFIGTGKQGRGLLQNFLTMPHSQVVAVCDVDTTRRVHHRKIVEEFYSIKGNTEFKGCAEYEDFRDLIARKDIDAVVIATPDHWHAYIAIAACNAGKDVYCEKPLSLTIHEARAMVNAARKNDRVFQTGSMQRSSSEFRKACELVRNGRLGQIKQVIVDVGPPSVPCDLPEETMEPGLNWDRWLGPAPMRPYNSVLSPRGVHDHFPNWRNYREYSGGMMTDWGAHHFDIAQWGLGMDESGPVEIIPPDDPKATKGLRYLYANGVEMLHGDSGGVLFIGTEGKILVNRGKFQATPESIGTEPLDDKAIRLYKSNHHVVDFMDCVRSRKKPICDVEIGCRSVTVCHLGNLAYWNHRRLKWDPVKERFIGDDEANQWLDRPKRGPWKV; encoded by the coding sequence ATGACAAATCAAGTGACTCGACGCCAGTTCCTGAAACTTACATCGGTTGCAGCGCTCTCCGCGCCTTTCATCGTTTCCTCAGCCGGAGCCGCCTCCGCTCAAAAGAGTCCCAACGATCGCATCACGCTGGGCTTCATTGGCACGGGGAAGCAAGGTCGCGGTTTGCTACAGAATTTCCTGACCATGCCCCACAGTCAGGTGGTGGCGGTGTGCGATGTGGACACCACGCGCCGTGTGCATCATCGGAAAATCGTCGAGGAGTTTTACAGCATCAAGGGCAACACCGAGTTCAAAGGCTGCGCCGAATACGAGGATTTTCGCGACCTCATCGCGCGCAAGGACATTGATGCCGTGGTCATCGCCACGCCGGATCACTGGCACGCCTACATCGCCATCGCCGCCTGTAACGCCGGTAAGGACGTGTATTGCGAAAAGCCTCTTTCGCTGACCATCCACGAAGCACGCGCGATGGTCAACGCCGCGCGCAAGAATGATCGCGTGTTCCAGACCGGTTCGATGCAGCGCTCCTCAAGCGAGTTCCGCAAGGCCTGCGAACTCGTGCGCAACGGTCGCCTTGGCCAGATCAAACAGGTGATCGTGGACGTCGGCCCACCTTCGGTGCCGTGTGACTTGCCGGAGGAAACGATGGAACCGGGGTTGAATTGGGACCGTTGGTTGGGACCAGCACCGATGCGCCCGTACAATTCCGTTCTCAGCCCACGCGGAGTGCACGACCACTTTCCCAACTGGCGCAACTATCGTGAATACTCCGGAGGCATGATGACGGACTGGGGCGCGCACCATTTTGACATCGCGCAATGGGGACTGGGCATGGACGAAAGCGGGCCGGTGGAAATCATCCCGCCTGACGACCCCAAGGCCACCAAAGGACTCCGCTATTTGTACGCGAATGGGGTGGAGATGCTCCACGGCGACAGCGGCGGCGTGCTGTTCATCGGCACCGAGGGAAAGATTCTGGTCAATCGCGGCAAGTTTCAAGCGACACCAGAATCCATCGGCACCGAACCGTTGGACGATAAAGCCATCCGCCTCTACAAGAGCAACCATCACGTCGTCGATTTCATGGATTGCGTGCGCAGCCGCAAGAAACCGATTTGCGATGTGGAAATTGGCTGCCGTTCCGTGACGGTCTGCCATCTCGGCAATCTGGCTTACTGGAACCATCGGCGTTTGAAATGGGACCCCGTCAAGGAGCGCTTCATTGGTGACG
- a CDS encoding site-2 protease family protein, with product MKWSWKIGSVAGIGIYLHVTFLVLLGWVALSHYLQRHRWDDAASGLGFIVALFAIVVLHELGHALTAKRFGIRTRDITLLPIGGVARLERIPDEPKQELLVALAGPAVNVVLAVLLLGVLFVGAGFSTLTEFKLVGGHFLVNLMWVNIILAVFNLLPAFPMDGGRVLRALLAMRMDYVRATNIAARIGQGMAWVFGFIGLFTNPFLIFIALFVWIGAAQEAGLAQTKSALAGLPVEQVMITDFRTLVPGDTLTSAVEHVLSGCQQDFPVVENRHVVGVLTRTDLLSGLAKHGPPSLVGEVMQRKICTVQPTEMVESVLNRLQENDCRTMPVVQDGELVGIVTSENLGEYLMIQAALEESLREKLGGRRRAVARVEH from the coding sequence ATGAAATGGTCCTGGAAAATTGGCAGCGTGGCGGGCATTGGCATTTATTTGCACGTCACGTTCCTGGTGCTGCTCGGTTGGGTGGCGCTGTCGCACTATTTGCAGCGCCACCGATGGGACGATGCGGCGAGCGGTCTGGGATTCATCGTGGCGCTTTTTGCGATCGTCGTGCTCCACGAATTGGGACACGCACTGACGGCGAAACGTTTTGGCATCCGCACTCGCGACATTACGTTGTTGCCCATTGGTGGGGTGGCGCGGCTGGAGCGAATTCCGGATGAACCGAAACAGGAGTTGCTCGTGGCGCTCGCCGGGCCGGCGGTCAATGTCGTGCTGGCGGTGTTGTTATTGGGCGTGCTGTTTGTTGGCGCCGGGTTTTCGACATTGACCGAGTTCAAGCTCGTGGGAGGTCATTTTCTGGTGAACCTGATGTGGGTCAACATAATCCTTGCCGTGTTCAACCTGCTGCCGGCATTCCCAATGGATGGCGGGCGCGTGCTGCGCGCCTTGCTGGCGATGCGAATGGATTATGTGCGGGCGACGAACATCGCGGCGCGGATCGGGCAAGGCATGGCCTGGGTGTTCGGGTTCATCGGTTTGTTCACGAATCCGTTTCTGATATTCATCGCCCTGTTCGTTTGGATCGGCGCCGCGCAGGAGGCGGGGCTGGCGCAAACGAAATCGGCGCTGGCCGGATTGCCGGTTGAGCAGGTGATGATCACGGATTTCCGCACGCTGGTGCCGGGCGACACGCTCACCAGCGCCGTAGAGCATGTGCTCTCTGGCTGCCAGCAAGACTTCCCGGTTGTCGAGAATCGACACGTTGTGGGCGTGCTCACTCGCACTGACCTGCTGAGCGGTCTGGCCAAACACGGGCCTCCATCGCTCGTGGGTGAGGTGATGCAGCGGAAAATCTGCACGGTGCAACCGACTGAAATGGTTGAGAGCGTGCTGAACCGGCTGCAGGAGAACGATTGCCGCACCATGCCGGTGGTGCAAGACGGCGAACTGGTGGGCATCGTCACGTCCGAGAATCTCGGCGAATACCTGATGATTCAAGCCGCCTTGGAGGAGTCGTTGCGCGAAAAGCTTGGTGGCAGACGGCGTGCAGTTGCACGCGTTGAGCATTAA
- the iolD gene encoding 3D-(3,5/4)-trihydroxycyclohexane-1,2-dione acylhydrolase (decyclizing) — protein sequence MKTKRLTTAQAIIQFLMHQHVERDGKRQPFFAGCLGIFGHGCIAGIGQALQEYPQFRYYMTKNEQASVHIATAFAKMSNRLRAFACVSSIGPGATNMVTGAATATINRIPVLLLPGDIFARRNVGPVLQQLEHPLSQDISVNDCFRPVSKYWDRINRADQLMNALPEVMRVLTSQAETGAVTLALPQDVQTEVFDYPAELFEERVWHIPRPAPEITLLKQAVEWIRASKKPVIVAGGGVLYSEAHGALAKFAEQTGVPVAETQAGKGALRYDHPQSLGAIGVTGTPGANITAREADLVIGIGTRYSDFTTASNTAFQNPNVRFININAAEFDAFKRSALPVVADARAALEALGKALRGLRLGAASGSESWQVSAAYRRRGQKFNRDWDTEVEHIYNLNNGLPVSQGEVIGAVNEFSRPQDVVLCAAGSLPGDLHKLWRTRDPKGYHMEYGYSCMGYEIAGGLGVKMAATDREVYVMVGDGSWLMMSSELVTSIQEGCKLTVVLLNNHGFQSIGGLSHAIGSGGFGTRYRFRNAKSGQLDGAPVPVDYAASARSLGAHVVTALNIPELKTALADARRQTKTTVIVIETDPEKRVPGYESWWDVPIAETSTIAAVKKARKEYERARTRERYHL from the coding sequence ATGAAGACCAAACGACTTACCACCGCGCAGGCCATCATCCAATTTCTGATGCACCAGCACGTCGAACGCGACGGTAAACGCCAACCGTTCTTCGCCGGCTGCCTCGGCATTTTCGGCCACGGCTGCATCGCCGGCATTGGTCAGGCGCTGCAAGAGTATCCGCAGTTTCGCTACTACATGACGAAGAATGAGCAGGCCTCGGTTCATATCGCCACCGCTTTTGCGAAAATGAGCAACCGTCTGCGCGCTTTTGCGTGCGTCAGTTCCATCGGACCGGGCGCGACGAACATGGTAACCGGCGCCGCCACCGCCACGATCAATCGAATCCCCGTGCTGCTCCTGCCCGGCGACATTTTCGCGCGCCGCAATGTCGGCCCGGTGTTGCAACAACTCGAACACCCGTTGTCGCAAGACATCTCCGTCAACGATTGTTTCCGGCCCGTTTCCAAATACTGGGACCGCATCAACCGCGCCGACCAACTCATGAACGCACTGCCGGAAGTCATGCGCGTGCTCACATCGCAAGCCGAGACGGGCGCCGTGACGCTCGCGTTGCCGCAGGATGTACAGACCGAAGTGTTCGATTACCCGGCTGAGTTGTTTGAGGAAAGAGTTTGGCACATCCCCCGCCCGGCCCCAGAGATCACGCTGTTGAAGCAAGCGGTCGAATGGATTCGCGCGAGCAAGAAACCCGTCATCGTCGCCGGCGGCGGTGTGCTTTACAGCGAAGCGCACGGCGCGTTGGCGAAGTTCGCCGAACAGACAGGCGTTCCCGTTGCCGAAACACAGGCGGGCAAAGGCGCGTTGCGCTACGACCATCCGCAATCGCTCGGCGCGATCGGTGTCACTGGCACGCCGGGCGCAAACATCACTGCGCGCGAGGCCGACCTCGTCATTGGCATCGGCACGCGCTACAGCGACTTCACGACGGCCTCCAACACCGCATTTCAAAATCCGAACGTTCGTTTCATCAACATCAACGCCGCGGAGTTCGACGCGTTCAAGCGCTCCGCGCTTCCCGTGGTGGCTGACGCGCGCGCCGCTTTGGAAGCGTTGGGCAAAGCACTACGCGGCCTCCGGCTCGGAGCGGCCTCCGGCTCGGAGAGCTGGCAGGTCAGCGCCGCCTACCGACGTCGCGGGCAGAAATTCAATCGCGATTGGGACACGGAAGTGGAGCACATTTACAATCTGAACAACGGCCTGCCCGTCAGCCAGGGCGAAGTCATCGGCGCGGTGAATGAATTCAGCCGACCGCAGGATGTGGTGCTGTGTGCGGCCGGCAGTTTGCCCGGCGATTTGCACAAGCTCTGGCGCACTCGCGACCCGAAAGGCTACCACATGGAATACGGTTACTCGTGCATGGGTTACGAAATCGCCGGCGGCCTCGGCGTGAAGATGGCGGCGACGGATCGCGAAGTTTATGTAATGGTCGGCGACGGATCCTGGTTGATGATGTCCTCCGAACTCGTCACCTCAATTCAGGAAGGCTGCAAGCTCACCGTCGTTCTGCTCAACAACCACGGTTTTCAAAGCATTGGTGGCTTGTCACATGCGATTGGCAGCGGCGGCTTTGGCACGCGCTACCGTTTCCGCAACGCGAAGAGCGGCCAGCTCGATGGCGCACCAGTGCCGGTGGACTACGCTGCCAGCGCGCGGAGTCTCGGCGCGCACGTCGTTACCGCCTTGAACATTCCTGAGTTGAAAACCGCACTCGCTGATGCCCGCCGACAAACCAAGACAACGGTGATCGTGATCGAAACCGACCCGGAAAAACGCGTGCCCGGTTATGAATCGTGGTGGGATGTGCCCATCGCGGAAACCTCGACCATCGCCGCTGTCAAGAAAGCGCGGAAGGAATATGAACGAGCCAGAACCAGGGAGCGGTATCATCTGTGA
- a CDS encoding erythromycin esterase family protein, with amino-acid sequence MNVNLLPILIREVAVPLSGSRGDYDALLDLVGDAHFVLIGEATHGTHEFYRERAQITKRLIREKGFSAVTVEADWPDAYRVNRFVRGESEDADAVEALGGFKRFPQWMWRNADVLDFVGWLREHNDGQKKDERKAGFYGLDLYSLHASIEAVLAYIAKVDPAAVKRARKRYSCFDHFGKDTQSYGLATGLGMTPTCEDAVVNELVELRLREAEYLQRDGRVAADEFFSAEQNAFVIKNAEQYYRTMFRGEVSSWNLRDHHMVETLAALVAHLEQFSKPAKVVVWAHNSHLGNARATQMSERGELNVGQLVRERFGRQAVLLGCTTYGGTVTAASEWDAPAERKNVRPAVEESYEALFHAVECPRFWLEFEKHSEVTFNLRAARLERAIGVIYRPETELVSHYFTTRLPDQFDAVLHFDHTRAVEPLERSTAWELGEVEETFPTGL; translated from the coding sequence CTGAACGTGAACCTGCTTCCCATACTCATCCGTGAAGTGGCCGTGCCGTTGAGCGGTTCGCGGGGTGACTACGACGCGTTGCTTGATCTTGTGGGAGACGCCCACTTCGTCCTGATCGGTGAGGCGACGCACGGCACCCACGAGTTTTATCGCGAGCGCGCCCAAATCACCAAGCGCCTCATCCGCGAGAAAGGTTTCAGCGCCGTGACGGTCGAGGCGGACTGGCCGGATGCCTATCGCGTGAATCGTTTTGTGCGCGGCGAGAGCGAGGACGCGGACGCGGTGGAGGCACTGGGCGGCTTCAAGCGTTTCCCACAGTGGATGTGGCGCAATGCCGACGTCCTCGATTTCGTTGGCTGGCTGCGGGAGCACAACGACGGGCAGAAAAAGGACGAACGCAAGGCCGGTTTCTATGGTCTCGACCTTTACAGTCTGCACGCGTCGATTGAAGCCGTGCTCGCCTATATTGCGAAAGTGGACCCGGCGGCGGTCAAACGCGCGCGCAAGCGTTACTCCTGCTTCGACCACTTCGGCAAGGACACGCAGAGCTACGGCCTCGCCACCGGACTGGGCATGACGCCGACTTGCGAAGATGCCGTGGTCAACGAACTCGTCGAATTGCGCCTGCGCGAAGCGGAGTATTTGCAGCGCGACGGCCGGGTCGCGGCGGACGAATTCTTTTCTGCCGAGCAGAATGCCTTCGTGATCAAGAATGCCGAGCAGTATTACCGCACGATGTTCCGTGGCGAAGTGTCGTCTTGGAACCTGCGCGACCATCACATGGTGGAAACGCTCGCCGCCCTGGTCGCGCACCTGGAACAGTTCTCCAAGCCCGCCAAGGTCGTCGTCTGGGCGCACAACTCGCATCTCGGCAATGCGCGCGCCACCCAGATGAGCGAGCGCGGCGAATTAAACGTGGGTCAGCTTGTGCGCGAGCGTTTTGGTCGTCAAGCCGTGCTCCTCGGTTGCACGACCTATGGTGGCACGGTAACCGCCGCTTCGGAATGGGACGCGCCGGCCGAGCGCAAGAACGTACGGCCAGCCGTGGAGGAAAGTTACGAGGCGCTGTTTCACGCCGTCGAGTGTCCGCGCTTCTGGTTGGAGTTCGAGAAACATTCGGAGGTCACCTTTAACCTGCGTGCTGCTCGACTGGAACGAGCGATTGGTGTAATTTATCGGCCAGAGACTGAATTGGTCAGCCACTATTTCACCACCCGACTGCCCGACCAGTTTGATGCGGTGCTGCATTTCGACCACACCCGTGCGGTTGAACCGCTGGAACGCAGCACGGCTTGGGAACTGGGTGAGGTGGAGGAAACGTTCCCAACCGGCCTCTGA
- a CDS encoding ketose-bisphosphate aldolase: protein MRLATIDLLKAAYGRYALGAFNVSNLEQIHGLFVGAARAQAPVIAQFTRVIRSYAHPEMLEAMLQAAEAIYPSVVFACHHDHGDEASCDEAIGSGHYNSVMIDASHHPFEENVAITRRVVEKAHDRGITVEAELGLLQGIEDEMSVSAKEAILTDPPQAEEFVNRTGCDSLAVAIGTSHGAYKFSGRQGLHFDRLAEIQKRLPGFPLVLHGGSAVPAREVERINNSGGDLDPSASGVAERELRRAISSGIAKVNIGTDGRLIWTRVHREFFKQSPKEFDFMLPGKTYMEEFATFVAAKGAALGAAGQAELTTTAITLESKTS from the coding sequence ATGCGTCTGGCCACGATTGACCTGTTGAAAGCCGCCTATGGCCGCTATGCGCTCGGCGCCTTCAACGTTTCCAACCTGGAACAAATTCATGGTCTGTTTGTCGGCGCGGCCCGGGCACAGGCGCCGGTCATCGCGCAGTTCACGCGTGTGATCCGCAGTTATGCGCACCCGGAAATGCTGGAAGCCATGCTTCAGGCCGCCGAGGCAATTTATCCCAGTGTGGTCTTTGCCTGCCATCACGATCACGGAGACGAGGCGAGTTGCGATGAGGCGATTGGATCGGGCCATTACAATTCGGTGATGATCGATGCGTCCCATCACCCGTTCGAGGAAAACGTGGCCATCACGCGGCGCGTCGTGGAGAAAGCGCATGACCGCGGCATCACCGTTGAAGCCGAGCTGGGATTGTTGCAGGGCATCGAAGACGAGATGAGCGTGAGCGCCAAAGAAGCCATCCTCACCGACCCGCCGCAGGCCGAAGAATTCGTGAATCGCACCGGCTGTGACAGTCTGGCGGTGGCCATCGGCACGAGCCACGGCGCCTACAAATTCTCCGGTCGGCAAGGGTTGCACTTTGATCGGCTCGCGGAGATTCAGAAACGCCTCCCAGGATTTCCGCTCGTTTTGCACGGCGGCTCGGCGGTACCCGCCCGTGAAGTCGAACGGATCAACAACTCCGGCGGCGACCTGGACCCGTCCGCCAGCGGTGTGGCCGAACGTGAACTGAGGCGCGCCATTTCGTCGGGCATTGCGAAGGTCAACATCGGCACCGATGGCCGGCTGATTTGGACGCGCGTTCACCGGGAGTTTTTCAAACAGTCTCCCAAGGAGTTTGATTTCATGCTGCCCGGCAAAACTTACATGGAAGAGTTTGCGACCTTTGTGGCGGCCAAAGGCGCGGCCCTCGGCGCGGCTGGACAGGCCGAATTGACAACCACTGCCATAACTCTGGAATCTAAAACCTCCTGA
- a CDS encoding dienelactone hydrolase family protein: protein MKPQVNRVTVAGARGGVADTPTDAWNVQIPAGHVTLSGDLVVPKAPLGMVLFAHGSGSGRHSPRNKFVARTLHEAAIATLLFDLLTREEEAEDAATGHLRFDIGLLAQRLVSATRWMADQPQRGHLSLGYFGASTGGAAALVAAASLGQVIGAVVSRGGRPDLARDALERVQSPTLLIVGERDETVLELNRSAYARLQCQKELAVVPRATHLFEEPGALEEVARLAAKWFCRHLRPP from the coding sequence ATGAAACCGCAAGTCAATCGAGTCACCGTCGCCGGCGCCAGGGGTGGTGTGGCTGACACCCCAACCGACGCGTGGAACGTTCAGATACCAGCGGGCCACGTGACGCTGTCCGGGGACCTGGTTGTTCCTAAAGCGCCGCTGGGAATGGTCTTGTTCGCGCACGGCAGCGGGAGCGGCCGACACAGTCCAAGAAATAAATTTGTCGCGCGGACACTCCACGAAGCGGCAATCGCCACGCTGTTGTTTGACCTGTTGACGCGGGAGGAGGAAGCCGAAGATGCGGCGACCGGCCATTTGCGGTTCGACATCGGCTTGCTGGCGCAACGGCTGGTGAGTGCCACTCGATGGATGGCAGATCAACCACAGCGCGGGCATCTGTCGTTGGGTTACTTCGGTGCCAGTACCGGGGGAGCCGCGGCGCTGGTTGCGGCAGCGTCACTCGGCCAGGTTATTGGGGCCGTCGTGTCGCGCGGGGGACGACCGGATCTGGCGCGCGACGCGCTGGAGCGTGTCCAGTCGCCCACACTGTTGATTGTCGGAGAACGTGACGAAACGGTGCTGGAGCTGAATCGCAGTGCCTACGCGCGGCTGCAATGCCAGAAGGAACTGGCCGTGGTACCGCGGGCCACCCATTTGTTTGAAGAGCCAGGCGCCTTGGAGGAAGTCGCGCGGCTGGCGGCGAAGTGGTTCTGCCGACACCTGCGACCTCCGTGA
- a CDS encoding phosphoribosyltransferase: protein MHMQFRDRIEAGQLLAKKLTKYANRPDVLVLALPRGGVPVGCEVARALNAPLDVFVVRKLGVPGHEELAMGAIASGGVRVLNGDVVEGLRISDEIIDSVAARELRELERRERAYRDDRPAPEVAGRTIILVDDGIATGSTMRAAVEALRQLEASRIVVATPTAALSTVREMRSDVDDFVAVMTPADFVGVGQWYENFSQTTDAEVRELLARASPLPSPT, encoded by the coding sequence ATGCACATGCAATTCCGTGATCGAATCGAGGCCGGGCAATTGCTGGCGAAGAAACTGACGAAGTACGCCAATCGCCCCGACGTGCTCGTGCTCGCGCTGCCTCGTGGCGGCGTGCCGGTGGGTTGCGAAGTGGCGCGAGCACTGAATGCGCCGCTGGATGTGTTCGTGGTGCGCAAGCTCGGCGTGCCGGGCCACGAAGAACTGGCCATGGGCGCGATTGCCAGTGGCGGTGTGCGCGTGCTCAATGGAGACGTCGTCGAGGGACTGCGGATTTCCGATGAGATCATCGACTCCGTCGCGGCACGGGAGTTGCGCGAACTGGAGCGGCGGGAACGCGCCTACCGCGATGATCGTCCCGCGCCGGAAGTGGCGGGGCGCACCATCATTCTCGTGGATGATGGCATCGCGACCGGCTCGACCATGCGTGCCGCGGTCGAGGCGCTCCGACAACTGGAGGCCAGCCGCATCGTCGTCGCTACACCGACTGCGGCTTTGTCCACGGTGCGGGAAATGCGGTCCGACGTGGATGATTTCGTGGCTGTGATGACGCCCGCCGATTTCGTCGGCGTGGGCCAGTGGTATGAGAATTTTTCACAGACCACGGACGCGGAAGTGCGTGAGTTGTTGGCACGCGCCAGTCCGCTTCCCAGTCCCACCTGA